One part of the Candidatus Kryptoniota bacterium genome encodes these proteins:
- a CDS encoding (Fe-S)-binding protein: protein MTPRIPDDLLTQCMHCGLCLPVCPTYALTGMEKSSPRGRIRLMKSVMEGALPVSHEFAEEMNFCLDCQACETACPAGVKYGELVESARVLVDENRPLTLKKFILRYIVSKRPVLKFVAGLLRVYQISGIEKGVLVLLRKLSSNLYARALLMPRISRRSARATLPETIESQGNSRGTVAVLTGCVMDVFYSDINVDTVEVLVRNNWKVVIPRKQVCCGSLSGHYGDSELPKRLARENIKVFEETGALYYVINSAGCGAFMKGYASLLSDDPEFSQKAARFSSKVLDFSEFLFKTGYEIPQRAIGKKTVYHEACHLVHSQKVSKEPNAIVSQLAGTNICELNESTWCCGSAGIYNIVRYEDAAKLLERKMENIIASGAEIVITGNPGCLAQIDAGIKQRGLPLKVVHPATVLNRLYKSEEI, encoded by the coding sequence TTGACGCCGCGCATTCCGGACGATCTTCTTACACAGTGCATGCATTGCGGATTGTGTCTTCCGGTTTGCCCGACCTATGCGCTCACGGGAATGGAGAAGAGTTCGCCGCGGGGGAGGATCAGGCTCATGAAAAGCGTGATGGAGGGGGCTCTCCCGGTGTCGCACGAGTTTGCCGAGGAAATGAATTTCTGTCTGGACTGTCAGGCATGTGAAACAGCGTGTCCCGCGGGAGTCAAATACGGTGAACTGGTCGAGTCCGCCCGGGTCCTCGTAGATGAAAACAGGCCCCTCACTCTTAAAAAGTTCATTCTCCGGTACATCGTCTCTAAGCGCCCCGTACTCAAGTTTGTCGCCGGACTGCTTAGAGTGTATCAAATATCCGGAATTGAAAAAGGTGTCCTTGTTCTGCTTCGAAAATTGTCAAGCAATCTTTACGCTCGTGCCCTTCTGATGCCGCGCATTTCAAGGAGAAGTGCCAGGGCTACATTACCCGAGACTATCGAGTCTCAGGGCAATTCCAGGGGAACAGTCGCTGTTCTGACCGGTTGCGTCATGGATGTCTTCTATTCAGACATCAACGTAGATACGGTGGAGGTTCTGGTCAGGAACAACTGGAAAGTCGTAATACCGCGGAAGCAGGTTTGCTGCGGCTCGCTCAGCGGCCACTACGGCGATTCAGAATTGCCGAAGCGGCTTGCGAGGGAAAACATAAAGGTGTTTGAAGAGACCGGGGCGTTGTATTACGTGATCAATTCCGCCGGCTGCGGTGCCTTCATGAAGGGATACGCCTCGCTCTTATCGGATGATCCGGAATTCTCACAGAAGGCCGCGCGATTCAGTTCTAAAGTTCTTGACTTCTCAGAATTCCTTTTCAAGACGGGTTACGAGATACCCCAACGGGCCATCGGAAAGAAGACTGTGTATCATGAAGCCTGTCATCTCGTGCATTCCCAGAAGGTCAGCAAGGAACCGAACGCGATCGTGAGCCAGCTGGCCGGGACAAATATTTGCGAGCTGAACGAGTCCACATGGTGTTGCGGAAGCGCGGGAATCTATAATATTGTTCGGTATGAAGACGCGGCAAAACTTCTCGAGCGGAAAATGGAAAATATTATTGCCAGCGGTGCCGAAATCGTGATAACGGGAAATCCGGGGTGTCTTGCACAAATCGATGCCGGGATCAAACAGCGCGGCCTCCCGCTGAAGGTCGTGCATCCAGCAACCGTACTGAACAGGCTCTACAAGTCCGAAGAGATCTAA
- a CDS encoding rhomboid family intramembrane serine protease: MLPLKDRNPSRTFPIVNYLLIAANVAVFFYELSLGPKLDVFFLKYGLVPARFFELAGSHTHIFMRYFPFFSSMFLHSGWMHIIGNMWFLFIFGDNVEDKLGHGNYFVFYILSGLAASALQAFVSSSSSAPTIGASGAISGVLGAYLVMFPKAKVVTFIFIFFFFDIIEMYAVIFIGIWFVLQFVSGLQSWGLDTSGGIAWWAHVGGFAAGILMVPILKRH, encoded by the coding sequence ATGCTTCCTCTGAAGGACAGGAACCCTTCACGTACATTTCCGATTGTCAATTATCTTCTGATTGCCGCGAACGTCGCAGTGTTCTTTTACGAGCTTTCGCTCGGACCCAAGCTTGATGTCTTCTTCTTAAAATACGGACTTGTACCGGCAAGATTCTTTGAGTTGGCAGGCAGCCACACTCACATTTTTATGAGGTACTTCCCCTTCTTTTCGTCCATGTTCCTCCACAGTGGATGGATGCACATAATCGGGAATATGTGGTTCCTATTTATATTCGGGGACAATGTCGAGGATAAGCTAGGCCATGGCAATTATTTCGTCTTCTACATCTTGAGCGGGCTTGCCGCGTCGGCACTACAGGCATTTGTGTCCTCTTCGTCTTCCGCGCCGACGATCGGGGCCAGCGGGGCGATCTCCGGAGTTCTCGGCGCTTATCTTGTCATGTTTCCGAAAGCAAAAGTAGTTACATTCATTTTCATTTTCTTTTTCTTCGATATAATCGAAATGTATGCGGTTATCTTTATCGGAATATGGTTTGTGTTACAGTTCGTGAGCGGACTTCAATCGTGGGGACTCGATACTTCGGGCGGAATCGCGTGGTGGGCACATGTCGGAGGATTCGCGGCTGGCATCCTTATGGTGCCGATCTTAAAGAGACATTAG
- a CDS encoding glycoside hydrolase family 15 protein: MVRLENAPGWPGIEGRWTSSAKNGVGTAHAGLSPVWFTISHGILNEVYYPRLDVAMIRDMELIVTCDDGFFSEEKRNTEHRVESISGSFPAYQLTNTCLSGRFVIQKKIITDPHRAVVLQHIKFSVAKEPRSNYHVYVLLAPHISNRGGGNTAWRGDYKGRPALMASRDESALSLLASVSLNDISAGFVGFSDGWLDLRANAKLTTCYDRAENGNVALVAEIDIDSSGGEFVLALGFGKTPEEAAHQASVSLFEDFESLLKDYLKFWSDWTKDTWCPKKKNDLHAVSKSVLKSHSGYSISGGIIASLSVPWGSSKGDDDLGGYHLIWPRDMAEAAGGFLAINANYEVRTALKYLEATQEDDGHWPQNMWTDGRKYWDGVQMDESALPILLVDLAFRKNAISLSDLRRFWPMMKKAAGFILRNGPVSQEDRWEEDPGYTPFTLAAEIAALVVAAEHSRRFKDVRLARYLLETAGTWNSNIEKWIYVSNTDFAKRLEVDGYYVRVAPADVADAGSPKDGFVPIKNRPPSEANVDAAHVISPDALALVRMGLRSARDPRLVDTVKAIDYTLRVETPRGPCWHRYNDDGYGEHEDGSPFDGTGIGRAWPLLTGERAHYELAAGRISGARKLLAAMGSFAGDGGMPPEQIWDSADIPDKELFFGKPSGSAMPLVWAHAEYLKLVRSLEEGTVFDMPPQTFKRYVEENHPAAFGSWRFNHKIKSIAAGLKLRIEVLAPAMVRWSPDKWKKVIDSSTTDSGVGLFTVDLDISRLKKGTKIFFTFFWTEPGKWEEKDFCVEVV, translated from the coding sequence TTGGTCAGATTAGAAAACGCGCCGGGATGGCCAGGGATTGAGGGGAGATGGACTTCAAGCGCGAAAAACGGTGTCGGAACCGCACATGCCGGTCTGAGCCCGGTGTGGTTCACGATATCCCACGGCATTCTCAACGAAGTATACTATCCTCGTTTGGATGTCGCCATGATTCGTGACATGGAGCTGATAGTCACTTGCGATGACGGATTTTTTTCAGAAGAAAAGAGAAATACGGAACACAGAGTCGAGTCGATCTCCGGCAGTTTCCCGGCGTACCAGCTCACGAACACGTGTCTTTCGGGCAGATTTGTTATTCAAAAGAAAATCATAACTGATCCTCATCGCGCCGTCGTACTTCAGCACATAAAGTTCAGCGTCGCGAAAGAACCAAGATCGAACTACCACGTTTACGTCCTGCTTGCACCGCACATTTCAAACAGAGGCGGAGGGAACACGGCGTGGAGAGGCGACTACAAAGGTCGCCCCGCACTAATGGCGTCCCGGGACGAGTCCGCGCTTTCACTCCTTGCCTCGGTCTCCCTGAATGATATCTCGGCGGGATTCGTCGGCTTCTCTGACGGGTGGCTGGACCTTCGGGCGAACGCTAAGCTGACCACTTGTTACGATCGCGCGGAGAACGGAAATGTGGCGCTTGTCGCCGAGATAGATATTGATTCGTCGGGAGGTGAATTTGTTCTGGCCCTCGGGTTCGGAAAGACTCCCGAAGAAGCGGCACATCAGGCTTCGGTTTCGCTGTTCGAGGACTTCGAAAGTCTCCTTAAGGATTACCTGAAATTCTGGAGCGATTGGACCAAAGATACCTGGTGTCCAAAAAAGAAAAATGATCTTCACGCTGTAAGCAAATCCGTTCTGAAGTCGCATTCAGGCTATTCAATTTCCGGCGGCATAATCGCGAGCCTGTCAGTACCGTGGGGATCATCGAAAGGTGATGACGACCTCGGAGGCTACCATCTTATCTGGCCGCGCGATATGGCGGAGGCGGCAGGTGGATTCCTCGCGATCAACGCAAACTACGAAGTCAGAACCGCGCTGAAATATCTTGAGGCCACTCAGGAAGACGATGGACACTGGCCGCAGAATATGTGGACTGATGGAAGAAAGTACTGGGACGGAGTTCAGATGGACGAGTCGGCGCTTCCGATTCTTCTCGTCGACCTCGCCTTCCGGAAGAATGCGATCTCTCTTTCAGACCTCCGGAGATTCTGGCCGATGATGAAGAAGGCGGCCGGGTTCATCCTCAGAAACGGACCTGTGAGCCAGGAGGATCGTTGGGAAGAAGATCCGGGTTACACGCCGTTTACTCTAGCCGCCGAGATTGCGGCACTCGTCGTTGCAGCTGAACATTCCCGCAGGTTCAAAGATGTGAGACTGGCGCGATACTTGCTGGAAACAGCAGGCACCTGGAACTCGAACATAGAAAAATGGATATACGTTTCCAATACTGATTTCGCAAAGCGTTTGGAGGTCGATGGGTATTATGTACGCGTCGCGCCTGCCGATGTTGCCGATGCGGGTTCGCCAAAGGACGGCTTCGTCCCGATCAAGAATCGCCCTCCGTCTGAAGCCAACGTAGATGCCGCGCACGTTATCAGTCCCGATGCTCTCGCACTTGTGCGTATGGGACTTAGGAGTGCGCGTGACCCGCGTCTGGTCGATACTGTAAAGGCGATAGACTACACCCTCCGTGTGGAAACTCCGAGGGGCCCTTGCTGGCATAGGTATAACGATGATGGATATGGCGAACACGAGGATGGCAGTCCGTTCGACGGAACCGGAATCGGCAGGGCCTGGCCGCTCCTTACGGGCGAGCGGGCTCATTACGAACTCGCAGCGGGAAGGATATCGGGCGCCAGGAAATTGCTTGCTGCGATGGGATCATTCGCCGGCGACGGTGGGATGCCGCCTGAACAGATTTGGGACTCCGCCGACATTCCGGATAAGGAACTCTTTTTCGGGAAGCCTTCAGGCTCGGCAATGCCGCTTGTGTGGGCGCACGCTGAATACCTTAAACTTGTACGCTCCCTGGAAGAAGGGACAGTATTTGATATGCCTCCTCAGACTTTCAAACGATATGTGGAAGAGAATCACCCCGCAGCTTTCGGCTCATGGCGATTCAATCATAAGATCAAATCTATCGCTGCCGGCTTAAAGCTCAGAATAGAAGTGCTTGCGCCCGCAATGGTTCGTTGGAGTCCCGACAAGTGGAAGAAAGTAATCGATTCATCGACCACGGATTCAGGTGTAGGACTTTTCACAGTCGACCTGGATATCTCCAGACTCAAGAAGGGAACGAAGATCTTCTTCACGTTCTTTTGGACGGAACCAGGTAAATGGGAGGAGAAAGATTTTTGTGTGGAAGTCGTTTGA
- a CDS encoding FAD-linked oxidase C-terminal domain-containing protein, translated as MITEALKKKLKEIFGESNFLDSPEHRIAYSYDGTALLGALPDAILIPTNVEQLSRLMKLANEERFAVIPRGSGTGLSGGSIPSENSVIILMNKWDKIIQIDPDNLTAWVEPGVITGRFQSQVESMKFFYPPDPGSSQICTIGGNVAENAGGLRGLKYGVTKNYVLGFEAVMPNGDVMHIGGKNTKDVAGYNLKDVLVGSEGTLCVFTKILLKLIPIPSASKTFLAFYDSIGRAAETVSAIISARIMPAMLEFLDNPTIRAVEDFSHLGMDKNSGAVLLIEVDGPRAVVDEDASAIAQICKSAGAVTVRAATDNAEAARLKAARKSAFAALARIRPTTILEDVTVPRSEVPVMVDFINETAKKHAVQIGTFGHAGDGNLHPTGLTDERDKKEIEKVKEVFRKLFAKAVELGGTITGEHGVGLAKKAFLEELYDSPYIELLKTTKRMLDPNLILNPGKIISVEPRCEGALPRSREQIEKATRNMDNPSEAYF; from the coding sequence ATGATTACTGAAGCATTAAAGAAAAAATTGAAAGAGATCTTCGGCGAGTCGAACTTTCTCGATTCCCCGGAACACAGAATTGCATACTCATATGATGGAACTGCACTGCTCGGGGCGCTTCCCGATGCAATACTGATCCCGACTAATGTGGAACAGTTGAGCCGGTTGATGAAGCTCGCGAACGAAGAAAGGTTCGCCGTTATTCCGCGAGGATCGGGTACCGGTTTGAGCGGCGGCTCCATACCTTCCGAGAACTCTGTTATTATCCTTATGAACAAATGGGACAAGATTATTCAAATCGATCCCGACAATCTCACCGCCTGGGTTGAACCCGGTGTGATTACGGGAAGATTCCAATCGCAGGTTGAATCGATGAAATTCTTCTATCCACCCGATCCCGGAAGTTCTCAGATCTGCACTATCGGAGGAAATGTGGCGGAAAACGCCGGCGGGTTGAGAGGTCTCAAATATGGCGTCACGAAGAACTATGTGCTCGGCTTCGAGGCGGTGATGCCGAACGGCGACGTCATGCATATAGGCGGGAAGAATACCAAGGACGTCGCGGGGTATAACTTGAAAGACGTCTTGGTCGGATCTGAGGGGACACTTTGTGTGTTCACGAAAATTCTTCTGAAGCTTATACCGATACCTTCGGCGAGCAAGACATTCCTGGCATTTTACGATTCGATCGGGCGAGCGGCCGAGACAGTATCGGCGATCATATCTGCGAGGATCATGCCCGCGATGTTGGAATTTCTCGATAACCCAACGATCCGCGCTGTTGAAGATTTCTCCCACCTCGGCATGGACAAGAACTCGGGAGCTGTGCTCTTGATCGAGGTGGATGGGCCTCGCGCAGTTGTTGATGAGGACGCATCCGCGATCGCTCAGATTTGTAAAAGTGCGGGAGCGGTAACGGTAAGAGCTGCCACGGACAATGCGGAGGCGGCACGGCTAAAGGCCGCGCGAAAGTCGGCTTTTGCGGCACTCGCGAGAATCCGTCCGACTACTATTCTCGAAGATGTAACGGTGCCGCGAAGCGAAGTGCCGGTTATGGTGGACTTCATAAATGAGACCGCAAAGAAGCATGCCGTGCAAATCGGGACTTTCGGGCACGCCGGCGATGGGAACCTCCATCCGACGGGGTTGACAGACGAGAGAGACAAAAAGGAAATAGAAAAGGTAAAAGAAGTTTTCAGGAAACTATTTGCTAAGGCTGTTGAGCTCGGCGGCACGATCACCGGTGAACACGGCGTCGGTCTCGCCAAGAAGGCGTTTCTCGAGGAGTTGTACGATTCGCCGTACATAGAGTTGCTGAAGACCACAAAGAGAATGCTCGATCCGAATCTGATTCTCAATCCCGGAAAGATCATCTCGGTTGAACCTCGCTGTGAAGGTGCGCTACCAAGGAGTCGCGAGCAAATCGAAAAGGCAACCCGAAACATGGACAATCCTTCGGAGGCGTATTTTTGA
- the zwf gene encoding glucose-6-phosphate dehydrogenase has protein sequence MNGKKVPPYLLVIVGGTGDLARRKLLPAICRLREKNLSEFYLIGAGTGRKHNDATYRDFVARSLEDEGVNLNTLGDDFSWMHYHSVGGGSLEEYKGLADRVQELEKQMNLPGNRVFYLAVPPSVFPVAIRNIGEVGLNKSAGDVKMVVEKPFGQDLKTARELNQLVHSYFNESQIYRIDHYLGKETVQNLLAFRFSNAMFESLWNRDRIERVEITVAETVGLGHRAGYYDKVGALRDMIQNHLTQIMTLVAMEVPTAFEAEAVRHEKVKVLRSVSPISNDDVIYGQYSRGAVDGKEVVGYSEEEGISGESRTETFVALKVNISNWRWQGVPFILRTGKRLFKGVTEVAITFRRPPVSIFRQFSIQDIKANELVMTLQPNEGFDLLFKVKEPGDPFRLSTQRLHFQYADIFGKLPDAYETLLQDILKGDQTLFVRADEVEASWEIYTPLLGNKFEVNKYASGTWGPEVAERLLGGGKWCTV, from the coding sequence ATGAACGGCAAAAAAGTACCCCCGTATTTGCTTGTAATTGTTGGAGGGACGGGCGATCTAGCGCGACGAAAACTCCTCCCGGCTATTTGTAGATTGCGCGAAAAGAATCTCTCCGAATTCTATCTCATCGGGGCGGGGACAGGAAGGAAACACAATGATGCGACCTACCGCGATTTCGTCGCCCGCTCCCTCGAGGACGAAGGGGTGAACTTGAATACGCTGGGAGACGATTTCAGCTGGATGCACTATCACTCCGTCGGTGGTGGAAGCCTTGAAGAGTACAAAGGACTTGCTGATCGAGTGCAGGAGCTCGAGAAACAGATGAATCTCCCCGGCAATAGAGTCTTTTACCTGGCTGTGCCACCCTCGGTTTTTCCCGTTGCCATAAGAAATATAGGCGAGGTCGGCCTGAACAAGAGCGCAGGTGACGTCAAAATGGTCGTGGAGAAACCATTTGGTCAGGATCTGAAAACTGCCCGCGAGCTGAACCAGCTTGTCCACAGTTATTTCAACGAGTCGCAAATCTACAGGATCGATCACTACCTCGGAAAAGAAACCGTGCAGAATCTACTTGCGTTCAGATTCAGCAACGCGATGTTTGAATCGCTCTGGAATAGAGATAGGATCGAGAGAGTGGAAATCACAGTGGCCGAGACTGTCGGTCTGGGACACCGGGCGGGATACTACGACAAAGTCGGCGCGCTCCGCGACATGATTCAAAATCACCTGACACAAATCATGACTCTCGTTGCGATGGAAGTTCCCACGGCTTTCGAGGCTGAAGCTGTCAGACACGAGAAAGTAAAAGTCCTCCGATCCGTGTCCCCGATTTCAAACGATGACGTCATCTATGGACAATATTCGCGAGGTGCAGTCGATGGAAAAGAGGTCGTCGGTTATTCTGAGGAAGAGGGCATATCCGGAGAATCGCGAACTGAAACATTCGTGGCGCTGAAGGTGAACATCTCGAACTGGAGATGGCAAGGCGTTCCGTTCATACTTCGTACAGGTAAACGACTGTTTAAAGGAGTCACGGAAGTGGCGATCACTTTCAGACGCCCCCCCGTTTCAATCTTCAGACAATTCTCAATCCAGGATATCAAGGCAAACGAGTTAGTCATGACGCTCCAGCCAAACGAAGGATTCGATCTCCTATTCAAGGTGAAGGAACCGGGCGATCCGTTCAGGCTTTCGACACAGAGACTTCATTTCCAGTACGCCGACATTTTCGGGAAACTTCCCGACGCGTACGAAACCCTCCTGCAGGACATTCTCAAAGGAGACCAGACGCTCTTTGTCCGCGCCGACGAGGTCGAGGCGTCCTGGGAAATCTATACCCCACTCCTCGGCAACAAGTTCGAGGTCAACAAATATGCATCAGGCACTTGGGGACCCGAAGTGGCGGAGCGCCTCCTTGGGGGAGGTAAGTGGTGCACGGTCTGA
- a CDS encoding TIGR01777 family oxidoreductase, which produces MRIAVTGSTGFIGKGLVKRLSESGHEIIALTRNTNRAMKVLGARVRCAEFPGDNPERAAAVLEGIDTIVNLAGENIGSFLWTKRKRGKIIDSRVRIGRFITEIIRIMRNPPEVLVQASAVGYYGSRGDSILTETSDKGSGFLPKVVTEWEGSVAEVESLGVRTVIMRSGVVISPDGGAFPKLSLPYRLGVGTLLGSGIQWLPWIYFEDEIRAVIFLLLTKKCSGTYNLVAPNPERMSEICRRLGPTRLSIPPAILRFVLGDMGNETILTSQRVLPERLTAEGFVFQFPRIADIPAMVFNRKTDSPPLQ; this is translated from the coding sequence ATGAGAATTGCTGTAACAGGCTCGACGGGATTCATTGGGAAAGGACTAGTGAAGCGCCTGTCCGAAAGTGGTCACGAGATAATTGCGCTTACCAGGAACACAAATCGCGCGATGAAAGTCTTAGGTGCAAGAGTTCGATGCGCAGAATTCCCCGGAGACAATCCGGAGAGAGCTGCCGCCGTGCTCGAAGGCATCGACACGATTGTGAACCTGGCAGGCGAAAACATCGGCTCCTTTCTCTGGACTAAACGTAAGAGAGGAAAGATAATTGATAGCCGCGTTCGCATCGGTCGGTTTATCACTGAGATTATTCGGATCATGAGGAATCCGCCTGAGGTTCTTGTCCAGGCCTCCGCGGTCGGTTACTACGGATCAAGAGGCGATTCGATTCTCACCGAGACTTCAGACAAGGGATCGGGATTTCTTCCAAAGGTCGTAACGGAGTGGGAAGGTTCAGTTGCCGAAGTTGAGTCGCTCGGTGTCAGGACTGTTATCATGAGGAGCGGTGTGGTGATTTCTCCGGATGGCGGAGCATTCCCGAAATTGTCTCTACCTTACAGGCTGGGCGTCGGTACGCTCCTTGGTTCGGGAATCCAATGGCTGCCCTGGATTTATTTTGAAGATGAAATCCGTGCCGTCATTTTCCTCCTGTTGACAAAGAAGTGTTCGGGGACATACAATCTTGTCGCGCCGAACCCCGAACGGATGAGTGAGATCTGCAGAAGGCTCGGCCCGACGCGTCTGTCAATTCCACCGGCGATTCTCCGGTTTGTACTTGGAGACATGGGTAACGAGACAATTCTCACTAGTCAGCGTGTCCTTCCTGAAAGACTGACTGCGGAGGGATTCGTTTTTCAGTTCCCGAGGATAGCTGACATTCCAGCCATGGTTTTTAATAGGAAAACGGATTCACCCCCCCTCCAATAA